aagtaatgaataattatttaaaattactgactgTTTTAGGATACCAAGTCTGAGTCCGAGCACATCAACTTGAAAGTTCTTGGTCAGGACAGTGCTGTCGTgcagtttaaaataaaaaaacacacGCCGCTAAGAAAACTCATGAATGCTTACTGCGAACGTGCCGTAAGTCATTTGTTTAcacaacaaataataaaattacattaataatataaacaatttatcatAATTGACGAAATCATAACTTTCCAGGGTCTAGCCATCGCGTTGGTGCGTTTTAGATTTGACGGGGCGCCGATAAACGAAGCCGACACCCCGTACTCCTTGGAGATGGAGGAAGGAGACACCATCGAAGTCTATCAGCAACAAACTGGCGGTAGATGCTGAGCTTAGGtcatatttataagaaaaaatatttaattataactttttatattattcgTAAACTTTATTACCATTTCCGTACATTAAGTTTCTGATTCGAATCTTTGTCTGAGACACTGATCGGAAAATTTATGAGTTTGAATGTCGCATGCATCAgatgaattcaaaattataaataactagagtgaataattttttaaaaaacattcataaaaaatgcccttattaattttttaaatgcccatttttttcaaatttttaaaattaattgcttactcgatttatttataattttaaacttatctGATGACTGCTACATTTACTCataagaatttcaaaattttctttccgtaaATTACTAAGTTTTTTTCGTACTGTAGATACTCGActgtttattgatttttaaagaaatatttaaatattttccaactGACGATCTcgtttattaacaaataaaataattgttgatttgatattcaaaaatttataaagttcttACGACGATAAAAACTCCAGCAAattgaaataagaaaaaaaaagccataagttaatttaaaatatttgtcaaaaaattaaaaccaaatttgggttttaatattcaaggagttaatttttttacaagcgACTTGTTTCtaagtaatattaaatattcattgtatagattttaaattaaaacaagatAATGTATTACttaataaagaaaagtaagattttataatttttttaatcaattcttttattttttaacgacttagaaattttataaaatattattattattattatttaaatagatatcATTATTTACTAATTGCTTGCATCGATAAGTGATATTCAGCGACCAATTGATCCAGTACAGGTTTAACTTCGTatttaacttttgaatggTTCGGGCCGAAGGTCAGTTCAATCATACGCGCGGCTTTTGTGACGACTTCCAGTGCCTGAAGACCTTT
Above is a window of Microplitis demolitor isolate Queensland-Clemson2020A chromosome 1, iyMicDemo2.1a, whole genome shotgun sequence DNA encoding:
- the LOC103580057 gene encoding small ubiquitin-related modifier 3 translates to MADTKNDTKSESEHINLKVLGQDSAVVQFKIKKHTPLRKLMNAYCERAGLAIALVRFRFDGAPINEADTPYSLEMEEGDTIEVYQQQTGGRC